In Bacillus sp. NP247, one DNA window encodes the following:
- a CDS encoding ammonium transporter, whose amino-acid sequence MNTGDTVFIFVTTVMVMLMTPGLALFYGGMVRSKNVLSTTMHSYSAMAIVSIQWIVIGYSLSFGPDWHGLIGNLDWFGLNGVTYAPNPDYSSTIPHNLFMMFQLMFAILTPALISGAFAERMRFSAFLIFILLWTTIVYNPVAHWVWGVGGWLRELGALDFAGGNVVHITSGVAGLVLAIFLGKRKNISGTSPHHLPFTMLGAGLLWFGWFGFNVGSALSLNDVALTAFINTNIAAAAAALTWMLSEWFFQSKPTAMGAACGVVSGLVAITPACGFVTPFSALLIGAIGGILCFGAVFFLKNKFGYDDTLDAFGCHGIGGTWGGIATGLFATTSINSDGANGLFYGNATLLFKQLVAIGATYAFTIIMTYAIIKTINFFLPVRVDEHEEQMGLDISMHGEKAYEYVEKSAN is encoded by the coding sequence ATGAATACAGGAGATACAGTTTTTATTTTTGTAACGACAGTAATGGTCATGTTGATGACACCAGGATTGGCACTTTTTTATGGAGGTATGGTTCGCAGTAAAAACGTACTCAGCACAACAATGCACAGTTATAGCGCAATGGCTATCGTTTCGATTCAATGGATTGTTATCGGTTATTCTTTATCATTCGGACCAGATTGGCACGGACTTATCGGCAATCTCGATTGGTTCGGTCTAAACGGAGTTACCTACGCACCAAATCCAGACTACTCATCTACTATTCCTCACAATTTATTTATGATGTTCCAACTCATGTTCGCTATTTTAACTCCCGCTTTAATTTCAGGTGCATTCGCCGAAAGAATGCGATTTTCTGCCTTTCTTATTTTCATCCTCCTTTGGACAACAATCGTTTACAATCCTGTGGCTCATTGGGTATGGGGCGTTGGCGGATGGCTGAGAGAACTTGGTGCGTTAGACTTCGCTGGCGGTAATGTCGTCCATATCACATCTGGCGTCGCTGGTCTTGTATTAGCTATTTTCCTAGGAAAACGAAAAAACATAAGCGGCACCTCCCCGCACCATTTACCATTTACGATGTTAGGCGCAGGCCTACTCTGGTTCGGCTGGTTCGGTTTTAACGTCGGTAGTGCATTATCCTTAAATGACGTAGCTTTAACTGCATTTATTAATACAAATATAGCCGCTGCTGCCGCCGCTTTAACTTGGATGCTCTCAGAATGGTTCTTCCAATCAAAACCGACTGCGATGGGTGCTGCTTGCGGAGTTGTTTCTGGTTTAGTCGCAATTACGCCAGCTTGCGGATTCGTTACACCATTCTCCGCTCTTCTTATCGGAGCAATCGGCGGTATATTATGCTTTGGTGCTGTCTTCTTCCTAAAAAATAAATTTGGTTATGATGACACGCTCGATGCATTCGGATGTCACGGCATCGGAGGAACTTGGGGCGGTATCGCAACCGGACTTTTCGCAACAACCTCTATAAATAGCGATGGTGCTAACGGATTATTTTATGGAAACGCAACTCTCCTTTTCAAACAACTTGTAGCAATCGGCGCAACATATGCATTCACGATCATAATGACATACGCCATTATTAAAACCATTAACTTCTTCCTCCCTGTTCGCGTCGATGAGCATGAAGAACAAATGGGGCTTGATATTTCAATGCATGGTGAGAAAGCTTATGAGTATGTAGAAAAATCCGCAAATTAA
- a CDS encoding alpha-amylase family glycosyl hydrolase: MRFVLKIGIIFLQLEVWGMRVKKIWTKELFICFCLAVILFVPVHTFAEEKREWRDEVIYSIMIDRFNNGEPKNDKQLEVGNLEGYQGGDIRGIIKRLDYIKEMGFTTIMLSPLFESEKYDGLGVRNFQKVNEHFGTENDVKELVNEAHKKGMKVVFQFPYEENEQQLIDSMKWWIKEVDVDGSYVIHSEKKPRAFWDEVQNDLQKVKKDFHIMTKEDNEYYKKIVESFSKVDMSVKPLYDVSGKEEEFATFLDNQETKRFARIAKENMYYPPSRLKLAITYLLTSPGIPNFYYGTEIALDGGDAPDNRRLMDFKSDEKFMQHIKKLGELRQTRPSLRRGTFELLYDKDGMSILKRKYKDEVTLVAINNTKETQKVSLPVSAIGEKQELRGLLEDEIIREENGKFYLVLKREESNVYKVNEETGVNWLFISLIVGVNVLFIAFLIAVKKRRK, encoded by the coding sequence ATGCGATTTGTTCTGAAAATTGGTATAATATTCTTACAATTGGAAGTTTGGGGGATGCGTGTGAAAAAAATATGGACTAAGGAACTATTCATTTGTTTTTGTTTAGCTGTTATTTTGTTTGTACCAGTACATACTTTTGCGGAAGAAAAAAGGGAATGGCGAGATGAAGTTATATATTCCATTATGATTGATCGCTTCAATAACGGAGAACCGAAAAATGACAAACAGTTAGAGGTTGGTAATTTAGAAGGGTATCAGGGCGGAGATATAAGAGGGATTATAAAAAGATTGGACTACATAAAAGAAATGGGATTTACTACTATTATGCTTTCGCCGCTTTTTGAAAGTGAAAAGTATGATGGATTAGGCGTTCGAAACTTTCAAAAAGTAAATGAACATTTCGGAACAGAAAATGATGTGAAAGAACTTGTAAATGAGGCTCATAAAAAAGGAATGAAAGTTGTCTTTCAATTTCCGTATGAAGAAAATGAACAACAATTAATAGACTCGATGAAATGGTGGATAAAAGAAGTCGATGTAGACGGAAGTTATGTGATACATAGTGAAAAAAAGCCGCGTGCTTTTTGGGATGAAGTGCAAAATGATTTGCAGAAGGTAAAGAAAGATTTTCACATTATGACAAAGGAAGATAATGAGTACTATAAAAAAATAGTAGAGTCATTTTCAAAAGTAGATATGTCTGTGAAACCTTTATATGATGTGAGCGGAAAAGAGGAGGAATTCGCTACGTTTTTAGATAATCAAGAAACAAAGCGATTTGCGCGTATTGCAAAAGAAAATATGTATTACCCGCCGTCTCGTTTAAAACTAGCGATCACTTACTTATTAACATCCCCAGGGATACCGAATTTTTATTACGGAACTGAAATCGCATTAGATGGGGGAGATGCTCCAGATAATAGACGATTAATGGATTTCAAGTCTGATGAAAAGTTTATGCAGCACATAAAGAAGTTAGGTGAACTTAGACAAACGAGACCATCTTTACGACGTGGTACGTTTGAACTTCTATATGATAAAGATGGAATGAGTATACTAAAAAGAAAGTATAAAGATGAAGTAACACTAGTAGCGATTAATAATACGAAAGAAACGCAAAAGGTTTCCTTACCTGTAAGTGCAATTGGTGAAAAACAAGAGCTAAGAGGATTGTTAGAAGACGAAATTATAAGAGAAGAAAACGGAAAATTTTATCTTGTTTTAAAGCGCGAAGAGTCGAATGTGTATAAAGTTAACGAAGAAACAGGTGTGAATTGGTTGTTTATCTCCTTAATAGTCGGTGTGAACGTATTATTTATTGCTTTTTTAATTGCGGTTAAAAAGAGGAGGAAATGA
- a CDS encoding YajQ family cyclic di-GMP-binding protein: MAKDSSFDIVSKVELPEVTNAINIALKEIQNRYDFKGSKSDIKLEKEVLVLTSDDEFKLDQVKDVLISKLVKRNVPIKNLDYGKVEAASGNTVRQRATLQQGIDKDNAKKINNIIKEMKLKVKTQVQDDQVRVTAKSRDDLQAVIAAVRSVDLPIDVQFINYR, encoded by the coding sequence ATGGCAAAAGACAGTTCTTTTGACATCGTTTCGAAAGTAGAATTACCTGAAGTAACAAACGCAATTAACATCGCATTAAAGGAAATCCAAAACCGATATGACTTTAAAGGTAGTAAAAGTGATATTAAATTAGAAAAAGAAGTACTTGTTTTAACTTCTGATGACGAGTTCAAATTAGACCAAGTAAAAGACGTTCTAATTTCTAAACTTGTAAAACGTAACGTTCCAATTAAAAACTTGGACTACGGAAAAGTTGAAGCTGCATCTGGTAACACTGTTCGCCAACGTGCAACTCTGCAACAAGGTATCGATAAAGATAACGCGAAAAAAATCAACAACATCATTAAAGAAATGAAATTAAAAGTGAAAACACAAGTACAAGATGACCAAGTACGCGTAACAGCGAAAAGCCGTGATGACTTACAAGCAGTAATCGCAGCAGTTCGCAGTGTTGACTTACCAATCGACGTACAGTTCATTAACTACCGCTAA
- a CDS encoding S1 RNA-binding domain-containing protein, giving the protein MYLQLGSIEQVTVLRETEIGYMVGNEEEEIFLHKNELVGEIAEGDTIDVFLYLDHQNRISATMKEPIITTHDWNWVKVVEVIPSLGVFVDIGVSKDILIPLDEFPIYMPVWPEEGDELYCTLKLTNRDRLIALPARDSDMQEIIVDATPSMRNKNVNGRVYRSLQVGSFILTDEHFRAFLHHTERKEQVRIGERVTGRIIDVKDDGTINISLLPRKEEGMEDDAAVLYAYMEERGGAMPFWDKSNPEDIKERFNMSKAAFKRALGKLMKEEKIYQEEGWTYFKK; this is encoded by the coding sequence ATGTATTTACAATTAGGATCGATTGAACAGGTAACTGTTTTACGCGAAACGGAAATCGGATATATGGTTGGAAACGAAGAGGAAGAAATCTTCCTACATAAAAATGAATTAGTTGGAGAAATTGCAGAAGGCGATACGATTGATGTATTCTTATACCTTGATCACCAAAATCGTATTTCAGCAACAATGAAGGAACCAATTATTACAACACATGATTGGAATTGGGTAAAGGTTGTAGAAGTTATTCCTAGTTTAGGTGTGTTTGTTGATATTGGTGTATCAAAAGATATACTAATTCCACTTGATGAGTTTCCAATTTATATGCCAGTATGGCCAGAAGAAGGCGACGAATTATATTGTACGTTAAAATTAACGAATCGTGATCGTTTAATTGCTCTTCCGGCGAGAGACAGTGATATGCAAGAAATTATCGTAGATGCAACGCCATCTATGCGTAATAAAAACGTAAATGGACGTGTGTATCGCTCACTTCAAGTTGGTTCATTCATACTAACTGACGAGCATTTCCGTGCTTTCTTACACCATACAGAAAGAAAAGAACAAGTCCGCATCGGTGAGCGCGTAACAGGCCGTATTATTGACGTGAAAGATGACGGTACAATCAACATTTCACTTCTTCCTCGTAAAGAAGAAGGAATGGAAGATGATGCAGCAGTACTTTATGCATATATGGAAGAACGAGGCGGAGCGATGCCGTTTTGGGATAAGAGCAACCCAGAAGACATTAAAGAACGTTTCAATATGAGTAAAGCTGCCTTTAAGCGTGCACTTGGTAAACTGATGAAAGAAGAGAAGATTTACCAAGAAGAAGGCTGGACTTACTTTAAGAAGTAA
- the prsA gene encoding peptidylprolyl isomerase PrsA, with amino-acid sequence MRGKSIFIITALISILMLSACGQKNDSATIATTTNSAITKGDFEKQLKDRYGKDTLYEMVAQDVITKKYKVSDDAVDKEVEKAKDQYGEQFKATLENNRLKDEEDFKNQIKFKLALNEAIKQSVTEKDIKDHYKPEIKASHILVSDENEAKEIKKKLDTGASFEELAKQESQDLVSKDNGGDLGYFGAGKMTPEFEKAAYKLKPGQISNPVKSPNGYHIIKLTDKKDLKPYDEVKDSIRKDLEEERIADPSFGQKLLQDELKKANIKINDSDLKDTFSHLF; translated from the coding sequence ATGAGAGGAAAAAGTATATTCATTATCACTGCACTAATAAGTATATTAATGCTATCTGCTTGCGGACAAAAAAATGACTCGGCCACAATCGCTACAACAACAAACTCAGCCATTACGAAGGGCGATTTCGAAAAACAATTGAAAGATCGATACGGAAAAGATACGCTATACGAAATGGTAGCACAAGATGTTATTACTAAAAAATATAAAGTATCTGATGATGCAGTAGATAAAGAAGTAGAAAAAGCAAAAGATCAATATGGAGAACAATTCAAAGCAACACTAGAAAATAATCGTTTAAAAGATGAAGAAGATTTCAAAAATCAAATTAAATTCAAACTTGCATTGAATGAAGCGATTAAACAAAGCGTTACAGAAAAAGATATAAAAGACCACTACAAACCAGAAATTAAAGCTAGTCACATTTTAGTAAGTGACGAAAATGAAGCAAAAGAAATAAAGAAAAAATTAGATACCGGCGCTTCATTTGAAGAATTAGCAAAACAAGAATCTCAAGATTTGGTATCAAAAGATAATGGCGGAGACCTCGGATACTTCGGAGCAGGCAAAATGACACCTGAATTTGAAAAAGCTGCCTACAAATTAAAGCCCGGCCAAATTAGCAATCCCGTAAAATCACCAAACGGCTACCACATTATTAAACTAACTGATAAAAAAGATTTAAAACCTTACGATGAAGTGAAAGACTCTATACGCAAAGACTTGGAAGAAGAACGTATTGCCGACCCTTCCTTCGGTCAAAAATTATTACAAGATGAATTAAAAAAGGCAAATATTAAAATAAATGATAGTGATTTGAAAGATACATTTTCTCATCTTTTTTGA
- a CDS encoding DUF3941 domain-containing protein, translating into MPHTSDNDKKARDNNAKRTQKNEQEQKNIQQGKRAYSKKTDHL; encoded by the coding sequence ATGCCACATACTAGCGATAACGACAAAAAAGCACGCGACAATAATGCAAAGCGCACTCAAAAAAATGAACAAGAGCAAAAAAATATTCAGCAAGGAAAACGTGCATATTCTAAGAAAACGGATCACCTTTGA
- a CDS encoding YitT family protein → MDLKLNYTELIKKLVVVIIAGLLNAIGMNLFLTPAKVYASGFAGLSQLLSQILGDFLSIHISTGVLFSLFNIPVVILAWKKVGKAFTFFSFLCVIFMTLFLEIIPVRAVSDDIILNAMFGGVISAIGVGIALKWGASTGGLDIIAMILSKIKDKPVGTYFFFFNAIIIIAAGYVYGWEKALYTLVTLYVSTRIIDAIHTRHVKITALIVTKNGADVRKAIHSRLVRGITTIPATGAYTNENKEMLMIVITRYELYELERVIKQVDPGAFTNVLQTVGVFGLFRKE, encoded by the coding sequence ATGGATTTGAAGCTGAACTATACTGAACTTATTAAGAAGTTAGTCGTTGTAATTATTGCGGGTTTATTAAATGCGATTGGGATGAATTTATTTTTAACACCAGCGAAAGTGTATGCGAGTGGTTTTGCTGGATTGTCTCAATTATTATCACAAATATTAGGTGACTTTTTATCTATTCATATATCGACGGGGGTGTTGTTTAGTTTATTTAATATCCCCGTCGTTATTTTAGCGTGGAAAAAGGTTGGAAAGGCTTTTACGTTTTTTAGTTTTCTTTGCGTTATATTTATGACTCTGTTTTTAGAAATTATCCCAGTTAGAGCGGTTTCGGACGATATAATATTGAATGCGATGTTTGGTGGGGTTATTTCAGCAATCGGGGTAGGGATTGCTTTAAAGTGGGGGGCTTCTACAGGTGGTCTAGATATTATTGCCATGATTTTATCAAAGATAAAAGATAAGCCTGTCGGTACATATTTTTTCTTCTTTAATGCAATTATCATTATCGCTGCTGGTTACGTATATGGATGGGAAAAAGCATTATATACTTTGGTCACTTTGTATGTGTCAACGAGAATTATTGATGCGATTCATACACGTCATGTAAAAATTACGGCATTAATTGTTACAAAGAATGGGGCAGATGTGCGAAAAGCGATTCACTCTCGCTTAGTGAGAGGGATTACAACTATACCGGCAACAGGTGCTTATACAAATGAAAATAAAGAAATGTTAATGATTGTTATTACTCGTTACGAGTTGTACGAATTAGAGAGGGTTATAAAACAAGTGGATCCGGGTGCATTTACAAATGTACTGCAAACGGTCGGAGTGTTTGGATTGTTTCGAAAAGAATAA
- a CDS encoding DUF3813 domain-containing protein gives MGNLLFQQARDAVASAVSCSSGAEQQELVYRAKNSLHSAYANSSTAEKVQLREMQEQLQNITNLH, from the coding sequence ATGGGGAACTTACTATTCCAACAAGCTAGAGACGCTGTTGCAAGTGCCGTTTCTTGTTCAAGTGGCGCTGAACAACAGGAACTCGTTTATAGAGCAAAAAACTCTTTGCACTCTGCTTATGCAAACTCTTCAACTGCTGAAAAAGTTCAGCTACGTGAAATGCAAGAGCAATTGCAAAACATTACGAATTTGCATTAA
- a CDS encoding Cof-type HAD-IIB family hydrolase: MNKQHLIALDLDGTLLTDNKIISPRTKNTIAKAKEQGHIVVISTGRPFRASYDYYKELSLNTPIVNFNGAYVHHPLDSKWGIHHSPLELSTAQEIVRACFDFGVKNVYAEVMDDVYVREIDEDKKHIFEFGSPKIFTGDLLNILNDHPTCLLIDAHDGHSAAIRQHLTDMHAEVIDHRKWGAPWPIIEIVKSGLNKAVGLQKISSHYNIPKERIIAFGDEDNDFEMIEFAGHGIAMGNAIPELKSLANHTTLTNEEDGIALYLEEVLGL, from the coding sequence ATGAATAAACAACATTTAATCGCTTTAGACTTAGACGGAACTTTATTAACAGACAACAAAATAATTTCTCCAAGAACGAAAAACACAATTGCAAAAGCAAAAGAACAAGGACATATTGTCGTTATTTCAACAGGGCGTCCATTCCGCGCTAGTTACGATTACTATAAAGAACTTAGCCTTAATACACCTATCGTAAACTTCAATGGAGCTTATGTGCATCACCCTCTTGATTCAAAATGGGGCATACACCACTCTCCTCTTGAGCTTTCAACAGCACAAGAAATCGTCCGAGCTTGCTTTGATTTTGGCGTAAAAAATGTATATGCCGAAGTCATGGATGATGTGTATGTTCGTGAAATTGATGAAGATAAAAAACATATTTTTGAATTCGGTTCTCCAAAAATTTTCACAGGAGATTTATTAAATATTTTAAACGACCATCCAACTTGCTTATTAATTGACGCACATGACGGGCATTCGGCTGCAATTCGTCAGCATTTAACAGATATGCACGCTGAAGTAATCGACCATAGAAAATGGGGTGCGCCTTGGCCAATTATTGAAATTGTGAAAAGCGGACTAAATAAAGCTGTCGGATTACAAAAAATTTCAAGTCATTACAATATTCCAAAAGAGCGAATCATCGCTTTCGGTGACGAGGATAATGACTTTGAAATGATCGAATTTGCTGGTCATGGAATCGCAATGGGTAATGCGATTCCTGAATTAAAATCACTTGCAAATCATACGACATTAACGAATGAAGAAGATGGTATCGCTCTATATTTAGAAGAGGTTCTTGGATTGTAA
- a CDS encoding YjzC family protein, which yields MGQNRRFRSGQKAPNDGIYVEIGETGSMVKDPQMVKLTAGERFPENANHNRQWTYKRKP from the coding sequence ATGGGACAAAATCGCAGGTTTCGTTCAGGGCAAAAGGCGCCAAATGATGGCATTTACGTAGAAATTGGTGAAACGGGAAGTATGGTGAAAGATCCACAAATGGTGAAATTAACTGCCGGGGAAAGGTTTCCAGAGAACGCAAACCATAATCGTCAGTGGACATATAAAAGAAAACCGTAA
- the clpB gene encoding ATP-dependent chaperone ClpB: MDLNQMTTKTQEAIMSAQSLAVSHHHQEVDTVHLLLTLLEQQEGLTVRIFQKMNVDIEALKQGVESLIKKKPSVTGSGAEAGKLYVTGALQQLLVRAGKEAEKLQDDYISIEHVLLAFSEEKGDINQLFTKFHITKDNLLQSLMTVRGNQRVTSQNPEATYEALEKYGRDLVAEVRAGKIDPVIGRDSEIRRVIRILSRKTKNNPVLIGEPGVGKTAIVEGLAQRIVKKDVPEGLKDRTIFALDMSALVAGAKFRGEFEERLQAVLNEIKKSEGRILLFIDELHTIVGAGKTEGAMDAGNMLKPMLARGELHCIGATTLDEYRKYIEKDPALERRFQQVLAEEPTVEDTISILRGLKERFEIYHGVNIHDRAIVAASVLSDRYISDRFLPDKAIDLVDEACATIRTEIDSMPTELDEVTRRIMQLEIEEAALGKEKDLGSQERLKTLQRELSDLKEVASSMRAKWEKEKEDIHKVRDLREHLERLRRELEEAEGNYDLNKAAELRHGKIPAIEKELKEAEEMGAHNKQENRLLREEVSEEEIADIVSRWTGIPVAKLVEGEREKLLRLEQILSERVIGQEEAVSLVSDAVLRARAGIKDPNRPIGSFIFLGPTGVGKTELAKTLAQTLFDSEEQMIRIDMSEYMEKHAVSRLIGAPPGYVGYEEGGQLTEAVRRKPYSVILLDEIEKAHPEVFNILLQMLDDGRITDSQGRTVDFKNTVIIMTSNIGSAHLLEGLEEDGSIKEESRELVMGQLKGHFRPEFLNRVDEIILFKPLTRNEIKGIVDKIVQELQGRLADRHISLELTEPAKEFVVEAGFDPMYGARPLKRYVQRQVETKLARELIAGTITDNSHVVVDVENNELVVHVK; encoded by the coding sequence ATGGACTTAAATCAAATGACAACAAAAACACAGGAAGCGATTATGAGTGCTCAATCTTTAGCGGTATCTCATCATCATCAAGAAGTAGATACTGTTCATTTATTGCTTACATTATTAGAGCAGCAAGAAGGATTAACAGTACGTATTTTTCAAAAAATGAATGTCGATATAGAAGCGTTAAAGCAAGGTGTAGAAAGTTTAATTAAGAAAAAGCCTTCTGTAACTGGAAGCGGGGCAGAGGCAGGGAAATTATATGTAACAGGTGCTTTGCAACAACTGCTTGTGAGAGCAGGAAAAGAAGCGGAAAAATTACAAGATGATTATATTTCAATAGAACATGTATTGCTTGCTTTTTCTGAAGAAAAAGGCGATATAAATCAATTATTTACAAAATTTCATATTACGAAAGATAACTTATTACAGTCTTTAATGACAGTTCGGGGGAATCAAAGAGTGACTAGTCAAAATCCAGAAGCAACTTATGAAGCGTTAGAAAAATATGGCCGTGATTTAGTGGCTGAAGTAAGAGCGGGGAAAATTGACCCTGTAATTGGCCGAGATAGTGAAATTCGCCGCGTGATCCGCATTCTTTCACGTAAAACGAAAAATAACCCTGTTTTAATCGGGGAACCAGGTGTTGGTAAAACAGCAATCGTTGAAGGATTAGCGCAGCGTATTGTGAAAAAAGATGTCCCAGAAGGATTAAAAGATCGAACAATTTTCGCTTTAGATATGAGTGCACTTGTGGCTGGAGCTAAATTCCGCGGTGAGTTTGAAGAGCGCCTGCAAGCTGTATTAAATGAAATTAAAAAGAGTGAAGGCCGCATTTTATTATTCATTGATGAACTTCATACAATCGTCGGCGCTGGTAAAACAGAAGGAGCAATGGATGCAGGAAATATGTTAAAACCCATGCTAGCGCGTGGTGAACTGCATTGTATCGGGGCAACGACATTAGATGAATACCGTAAATATATTGAGAAAGATCCAGCGTTAGAAAGACGTTTCCAACAAGTATTAGCAGAAGAGCCAACTGTTGAGGATACAATTTCCATTTTACGTGGTTTAAAAGAGCGTTTTGAAATTTATCACGGTGTAAATATTCATGACCGCGCGATTGTAGCGGCATCTGTTTTATCAGATCGATATATTTCAGATCGTTTTTTGCCCGATAAAGCAATTGATCTTGTTGATGAAGCTTGTGCAACAATTCGAACAGAAATTGATTCTATGCCAACAGAATTAGATGAAGTAACGCGCCGCATTATGCAGTTGGAAATTGAAGAAGCTGCTCTTGGGAAAGAAAAGGACTTAGGTAGTCAAGAGCGCCTAAAAACATTGCAACGTGAATTATCGGATTTAAAAGAAGTTGCAAGTAGTATGAGAGCGAAATGGGAGAAAGAAAAAGAAGACATTCATAAAGTGCGTGACTTGCGTGAACATTTAGAGCGCTTGCGCCGTGAGTTAGAAGAAGCAGAAGGAAATTACGATTTAAATAAAGCAGCTGAGCTTCGCCACGGGAAAATTCCAGCTATCGAAAAAGAGTTAAAAGAAGCGGAAGAGATGGGGGCACATAATAAACAAGAGAATCGTTTATTACGCGAGGAAGTAAGTGAAGAAGAAATTGCAGACATTGTTTCAAGGTGGACTGGTATTCCTGTCGCAAAACTCGTTGAAGGTGAACGTGAGAAATTATTACGTCTTGAACAAATTTTATCAGAGCGTGTTATCGGTCAAGAGGAAGCGGTAAGCCTTGTATCAGACGCAGTACTTCGTGCTCGTGCTGGCATTAAAGATCCGAATCGTCCAATTGGTTCATTCATTTTCTTAGGTCCTACAGGTGTTGGTAAAACTGAGCTTGCAAAAACGTTAGCACAAACGTTATTTGACAGTGAAGAGCAAATGATTCGTATCGATATGTCTGAGTATATGGAGAAACACGCAGTGTCACGCTTAATTGGTGCGCCTCCTGGATATGTTGGATATGAAGAAGGCGGACAATTAACAGAAGCAGTAAGACGTAAACCGTATTCTGTTATTTTGTTAGATGAAATCGAAAAAGCACATCCAGAAGTATTCAACATTTTATTACAAATGTTAGACGATGGACGTATTACAGATTCACAAGGACGTACAGTAGACTTTAAAAACACGGTTATTATTATGACTTCAAATATTGGATCTGCTCACTTATTAGAAGGGCTAGAAGAAGATGGCTCTATTAAAGAAGAGTCAAGAGAACTTGTAATGGGACAATTAAAAGGACATTTCCGACCAGAATTCTTAAACCGTGTCGATGAAATTATTTTATTCAAACCTCTTACAAGGAATGAAATTAAAGGTATTGTTGATAAGATTGTACAAGAATTACAAGGGCGTTTAGCAGATCGTCACATATCATTAGAATTGACGGAACCTGCAAAAGAATTTGTTGTAGAAGCTGGATTCGATCCGATGTACGGAGCTCGTCCGTTAAAACGATACGTACAGCGTCAAGTTGAGACAAAATTAGCGAGAGAATTGATTGCAGGAACGATTACTGATAATAGTCACGTAGTTGTCGATGTAGAAAATAATGAATTAGTTGTTCATGTAAAGTAA
- a CDS encoding YjzD family protein, with the protein MRFIWALIWSFALVHMMSYVIGSMTGGTYDFNQASIFSVVLAVLVLAIAAAIPNEPVEQH; encoded by the coding sequence ATGCGTTTCATTTGGGCATTAATTTGGTCGTTCGCGCTTGTACATATGATGAGCTATGTAATCGGCTCTATGACTGGCGGTACATATGATTTTAACCAAGCGTCTATTTTCTCAGTTGTTCTTGCGGTATTAGTATTAGCGATTGCAGCTGCGATTCCAAACGAGCCAGTAGAACAACACTAA
- a CDS encoding alpha/beta hydrolase, producing MSITERFFYLEKEPCVIYLPEKPNGFSVMLLGDYNYFIENGTSLWTQHAGRAYFLQGLIEKGYTVFSSNLYGRHWGNDRAVCLAKRLYDVVLRKETLNTKMHIMADGMGALVALEMMNKYPECIRSVVMLNPCLDLPEYVEFEKEHKFFYKRLVKELSLAYDSKEEELESKINKKSFALLPSCVPVKIFVSTQEKRGRKQLLRKYEKMRQFNQCDTSVLFHLQDVKYKMVRQTTDFFKKYEEEL from the coding sequence ATGAGTATTACGGAACGTTTTTTTTATTTAGAAAAAGAACCATGTGTAATTTATTTGCCAGAAAAGCCAAATGGATTTTCTGTTATGCTCCTAGGGGATTATAACTATTTTATTGAGAATGGTACAAGTTTATGGACACAACATGCAGGGAGAGCTTATTTTTTACAGGGCCTTATTGAAAAAGGCTATACGGTCTTTTCATCTAACTTATATGGAAGGCATTGGGGGAACGATCGAGCTGTTTGTCTAGCAAAACGTTTGTATGATGTTGTTCTAAGAAAAGAGACATTAAATACGAAAATGCACATTATGGCAGATGGTATGGGAGCGCTTGTAGCACTGGAGATGATGAACAAATACCCTGAATGTATACGTTCTGTCGTTATGTTAAATCCGTGTTTAGATTTACCAGAATATGTGGAGTTTGAGAAAGAGCATAAGTTTTTTTACAAAAGATTAGTGAAGGAATTAAGTTTGGCGTATGATTCCAAAGAAGAAGAATTAGAATCAAAAATAAATAAGAAATCATTTGCACTTCTTCCGTCTTGTGTACCTGTTAAAATTTTTGTCTCAACACAGGAAAAAAGAGGAAGAAAACAATTGTTACGTAAATACGAGAAAATGAGGCAATTCAATCAATGCGATACTTCTGTTTTATTCCATCTGCAAGATGTGAAATATAAAATGGTTAGACAAACAACTGATTTCTTTAAAAAATATGAAGAAGAATTGTGA